One window of the Rosa rugosa chromosome 3, drRosRugo1.1, whole genome shotgun sequence genome contains the following:
- the LOC133735458 gene encoding uncharacterized protein LOC133735458 isoform X2, with amino-acid sequence MHQHRDGQWINEAAEQTGKKMLGELNQTKEKLAEVLGAASLDEIEVPVSMQLDILANGVGVAKGRGIRGLGYGPRKEPVHYSESDKSTNTSVTEQKVIELTATVEKLLRHISHIEEQLATVEGYNVHYSSDDDDDYDNGDDDDDDVNIYGDEDEGAD; translated from the exons ATGCATCAACATCGTGACGGTCAATGGATCAACGAAGCAGCTGAACAAACTGGG AAGAAAATGTTAGgagaattgaatcaaacaaaggagaaGTTAGCTGAAGTGCTTGGGGCTGCCTCACTTGATGAAATAGAAGTTCCCGTCTCTATGCAGTTGGATATCTTGGCAAATGGCGTTGGGGTTGCAAAGGGTAGAGGCATTCGCGGTCTGGGCTATGGTCCACGGAAGGAACCCGTCCATTATTCTGAGAGTGATAAATCTACAAATACTTCAGTGACAGAACAAAAGGTGATTGAGCTGACAGCCACGGTGGAAAAGCTTTTGAGGCATATCAGTCACATAGAAGAGCAACTTGCTACTGTTGAAGGGTATAATGTTCATTATtccagtgatgatgatgatgattatgataatggggatgatgatgatgatgatgtgaaTATCTATGGGGATGAAGATGAGGGTGCAGACTAG
- the LOC133735458 gene encoding uncharacterized protein LOC133735458 isoform X1 has translation MIIFEVWLISRLQPRTCSSIIKKKGKNVSFVENWSAMHQHRDGQWINEAAEQTGKKMLGELNQTKEKLAEVLGAASLDEIEVPVSMQLDILANGVGVAKGRGIRGLGYGPRKEPVHYSESDKSTNTSVTEQKVIELTATVEKLLRHISHIEEQLATVEGYNVHYSSDDDDDYDNGDDDDDDVNIYGDEDEGAD, from the exons ATGATCATTTTTGAG GTTTGGCTGATCTCCAGACTTCAACCCAGAACTTGCTCTAGTATCATTAAAAAG AAAGGTAAAAATGTGTCTTTTGTTGAGAATTGGAGCGCTATGCATCAACATCGTGACGGTCAATGGATCAACGAAGCAGCTGAACAAACTGGG AAGAAAATGTTAGgagaattgaatcaaacaaaggagaaGTTAGCTGAAGTGCTTGGGGCTGCCTCACTTGATGAAATAGAAGTTCCCGTCTCTATGCAGTTGGATATCTTGGCAAATGGCGTTGGGGTTGCAAAGGGTAGAGGCATTCGCGGTCTGGGCTATGGTCCACGGAAGGAACCCGTCCATTATTCTGAGAGTGATAAATCTACAAATACTTCAGTGACAGAACAAAAGGTGATTGAGCTGACAGCCACGGTGGAAAAGCTTTTGAGGCATATCAGTCACATAGAAGAGCAACTTGCTACTGTTGAAGGGTATAATGTTCATTATtccagtgatgatgatgatgattatgataatggggatgatgatgatgatgatgtgaaTATCTATGGGGATGAAGATGAGGGTGCAGACTAG
- the LOC133735456 gene encoding QWRF motif-containing protein 2-like, producing MVAAVSTTLNPKAAASGRPQNGTRPPLLPSDPENGVVPRRLKSREVTSRYMSSSSSASAASSTCANSKRCPSPAVSRTGAASPIPTPQTLRRSQSVERRRPVTPRPNSLDLRAGSGAAGGGEMSAAQKLLVTSTRSLSVSFQGESYSLQVSKAKRAPSPTARKGTPERRKASTPARPDQSENSRPMEQYRWPARLRPDTCMTRSLDCTVERKKVNGSGSNVVRALQNSLGNDLDGKLRSSSCNLGSVKATEPVDEARVTQSEAVASSDTDSVSSGSSNSGPHELGGGGTNCSAAVGQAPRPRGIVVQARFWQETNNLLRRQSEYKANGTRTVASPKVNEANRLSIDSPVSSPRGVLNSRGQLSPSRGAARPASPSKLSRPSVSSPLRGVSPSRVRNGVSATPSSNLSNMPSVLSFAADVRRGKVGENRIVDAHVVRLLHNRLLQWRFVNARANAALAAQRSNAERSLYNAWVTTSKLRESVRAKRTELQLLRQNLKLTSILQGQMIYLEECSLMDRDYSNSLSGAIEALRASTLRLPVVDGARADVHNVKDAISSAVDVMQAMASSICLLLSKVGEVNSLADELANVSVKEHALLGQCRDLLSTVAAMQVEECSLRTHIVQQERVPSSLTAEV from the exons ATGGTAGCTGCTGTTTCGACGACATTGAACCCCAAAGCCGCCGCCTCCGGTCGTCCTCAGAACGGTACCAGGCCTCCGCTACTACCCTCCGACCCCGAAAATGGTGTCGTTCCTCGCCGCCTCAAGTCTCGAGAAGTCACGTCCCGCTACATGTCGTCTTCTTCCTCCGCCTCCGCGGCTTCGTCTACTTGTGCCAATTCGAAACGGTGCCCCTCGCCGGCGGTCTCAAGGACCGGGGCGGCGAGTCCGATTCCGACGCCGCAGACGCTGAGGCGGTCGCAGTCGGTGGAGAGGAGGAGACCGGTCACTCCGAGACCTAATTCTTTGGATTTGAGGGCCGGGAGTGGAGCTGCCGGCGGCGGTGAAATGTCGGCGGCCCAGAAGCTGCTGGTCACTTCGACGAGGAGTCTATCGGTTTCGTTTCAGGGCGAGTCGTACTCGCTCCAGGTGAGTAAAGCGAAGCGAGCGCCGTCTCCGACTGCGAGGAAAGGCACGCCGGAGCGGAGGAAGGCTTCGACGCCGGCGAGGCCGGATCAGAGCGAGAATTCGAGGCCGATGGAGCAGTACCGGTGGCCGGCGAGGTTGAGGCCGGACACTTGTATGACCAGGAGCTTGGATTGTACGGTGGAGAGGAAGAAAGTGAATGGATCTGGTTCCAATGTGGTTAGGGCATTGCAAAATTCGCTGGGGAATGATCTTGATGGGAAACTGAGGTCTAGTTCGTGCAATTTGGGTTCTGTGAAAGCTACTGAGCCTGTTGATGAAGCTAGAGTTACACAGTCTGAAGCTGTGGCATCCTCTGATACTGACAGTGTGTCTTCTGGTAGTTCCAATTCGGGGCCTCACGAGCTCGGTGGAGGTGGCACTAATTGCTCTGCTGCTGTTGGACAAGCGCCACGTCCTAGAGGGATAGTGGTTCAGGCGAGGTTTTGGCAAGAGACTAACAATCTCTTGCGCAGACAGTCCGAGTATAAGGCTAATGGAACAAGAACTGTGGCCTCTCCGAAGGTTAACGAGGCCAATAGATTATCTATTGATAGTCCTGTGTCATCTCCTCGGGGTGTTTTGAATAGCAGAGGCCAGTTATCCCCAAGTCGTGGAGCTGCTAGGCCTGCATCGCCAAGTAAGCTCAGCCGGCCATCTGTATCATCCCCTTTGAGGGGAGTGAGCCCTTCTCGAGTAAGGAATGGAGTGTCAGCTACGCCAAGTAGTAACTTGAGCAACATGCCTTCGGTTTTAAGTTTTGCTGCTGATGTTCGAAGAGGGAAGGTTGGGGAGAATCGGATAGTTGATGCACATGTGGTGAGGCTCTTACATAACCGGCTGTTGCAGTGGCGTTTTGTGAATGCTAGAGCTAATGCTGCACTAGCCGCACAGAGATCCAATGCAGAG AGAAGTTTATACAATGCGTGGGTAACAACTTCAAAACTCCGGGAATCTGTTAGAGCCAAAAGAACTGAGTTACAACTGCTGAGGCAAAATTTGAAGCTAACTTCCATCCTCCAGGGGCAA ATGATATATTTGGAAGAGTGTTCACTTATGGATCGGGATTACTCTAATTCCTTGTCTGGTGCCATCGAAGCTTTGAGGGCTAGCACACTCCGTCTTCCAGTGGTTGATGGAGCAAGG GCAGATGTCCACAATGTGAAGGATGCTATTTCTTCAGCAGTTGATGTGATGCAGGCAATGGCATCATCAATATGCTTATTATTATCGAAG GTTGGGGAGGTGAACTCTTTGGCGGATGAACTTGCAAATGTAAGTGTCAAGGAGCATGCTTTGCTTGGTCAATGCAGGGATCTATTGTCAACAGTTGCAGCCATGCAG GTTGAGGAATGTAGCCTGAGAACACATATTGTACAACAAGAACGTGTACCTTCAAGCCTCACAGCAGAAGTGTAA
- the LOC133735457 gene encoding LOB domain-containing protein 39-like, producing MSCNGCRVLRKGCSETCILRSCLRWIDCPESQGNATLFLAKFFGRSDLLSFISAVPENQRPALFQSLLFEACGRTVNPVSGAVGLLSSGNWHVCHAAVQTVLSGGVLRPLPAISTPKLDESSVTFDRGACGIQDLHYTSVPSIFYDDVERSQPLDVALSLKPNLAAAAAGGRGRARGRSCAIERSMRDTVSFNSEDSIMTTSAGGGDSNGDRKLLNLFV from the exons ATGAGCTGCAATGGTTGCCGAGTCCTCCGAAAGGGGTGCAGTGAGACATGCATACTGAGGTCGTGCCTCCGTTGGATCGATTGTCCCGAATCCCAAGGCAACGCCACCTTGTTCCTCGCCAAGTTTTTCGGCCGTAGCGATCTCTTGTCCTTCATCTCCGCCGTGCCTGAAAATCAACGCCCTG CTCTTTTTCAGTCTCTGCTTTTCGAAGCATGCGGCCGTACGGTGAATCCGGTGAGCGGAGCGGTGGGGCTTCTGTCGAGCGGGAACTGGCACGTGTGCCACGCGGCGGTCCAGACGGTGTTATCCGGCGGCGTTTTGAGGCCGTTACCGGCGATTTCGACGCCGAAGCTGGACGAATCCTCCGTCACTTTCGATAGAGGGGCGTGCGGAATACAAGACCTCCACTACACATCCGTACCGTCCATTTTCTACGACGACGTGGAACGGAGCCAGCCGTTGGATGTGGCGCTGTCGCTGAAGCCGAATCTCGCGGCCGCGGCGGCCGGTGGAAGAGGACGAGCGAGGGGAAGGAGCTGCGCGATCGAGAGATCAATGAGAGATACGGTGTCGTTTAATTCCGAAGATTCGATCATGACTACGAGCGCCGGCGGTGGTGATTCGAACGGCGATCGCAAGCTTCTGAATCTTTTTGTTTGA
- the LOC133738784 gene encoding zinc finger protein ZAT10-like, translating to MALEALNSPTAAGQGFHCDEPKLQYSEPWTKRKRSKRPRSVEQTQVSEEEYLALCLIMLARGGNSGGPITASHRSQSPVPSVSPVIEQATSAPAKENQLLSYKCSVCDKTFPSYQALGGHKASHRKGSSAVTGGEGPSTSSTTTTTSTVTVSNASGRSHECSICHKSFPTGQALGGHKRCHYEGGATATRSAATTSAVTTSEGVGSTTHTVSQSHQHREAFDLNLPAFPEPLSRNFFLSGDDEVESPHPTKKPRLFMTPKVEISLN from the coding sequence ATGGCCCTCGAAGCTCTTAACTCTCCGACTGCCGCCGGCCAAGGCTTCCACTGCGACGAGCCCAAGCTCCAGTACTCGGAGCCATGGACCAAGCGCAAGCGCTCCAAGCGTCCACGAAGCGTAGAGCAGACTCAAGTCTCTGAGGAGGAGTATCTCGCTCTCTGCCTCATCATGCTCGCTCGCGGCGGTAACAGCGGAGGACCCATCACCGCCTCACACCGCAGTCAGTCTCCGGTTCCAAGTGTTTCTCCTGTTATTGAACAGGCCACGTCAGCACCGGCCAAGGAGAATCAGCTGCTCAGTTACAAGTGCTCTGTTTGTGACAAGACTTTTCCCTCGTACCAGGCTCTGGGTGGACACAAGGCCAGCCACAGGAAGGGATCTTCCGCCGTCACCGGCGGCGAAGGACCCTCCACGtcatccaccaccaccaccacatccACCGTCACCGTCTCCAACGCCTCCGGTAGGTCCCACGAGTGCTCCATCTGCCACAAGTCTTTCCCCACCGGCCAGGCATTGGGAGGACACAAGCGGTGCCACTACGAGGGCGGCGCCACCGCCACCAGGTCCGCCGCAACCACCAGCGCCGTGACCACCTCGGAGGGAGTGGGGTCTACCACACACACCGTCAGCCAGAGCCACCAACACCGCGAAGCGTTTGATCTGAACTTACCGGCCTTCCCGGAGCCGTTGTCAAGGAATTTCTTCCTCTCCGGCGACGACGAGGTGGAGAGCCCACATCCGACGAAGAAGCCCCGTCTATTCATGACCCCTAAAGTTGAGATATCACTCAATTAG